In Pagrus major chromosome 23, Pma_NU_1.0, the genomic window ACAAAATCCCGTCTGGTTTGTACTGTCTGGAGTTCTGTCAGTAGTTGCGGATGCTGAAGAAGCCCACACTGGTTGGCGACTCCTTGACTGTGACCGTAACAAGATTAGCAGTGACATCCGTTACGAACACATGCTCTATGAGACTCCGTGTGGGCTTCCAGTCCTGGTTCTGGACCGTGACTGAGGGATTCTGTCCAGCGTAGTCCTGGTCGGACTCTGAGCTGCTCTCGTCTTCGCCCGTGCTCATGTCGTTCATTTTGGCTTTCTTGCCGTCTTTGGGGGCCGATCTGTCCTGCTGGCTCTGGACCTCCGTGGAGGATTTCTGCACGCTGCTCTTCTCCAGCCTGCCTTGGACTCTGGGGGTCTGGATTTCTGTCGCCTCCTTGACCTTGTCTGCTCCGGGCTGGTTCTTCCTCGCCTGCAGTCTTCCAGGGGTCGCTAGACTCTTTGGAGGATTATACTCCTGATTCGTGACAGTAGTTTTCCTTGCTGGGTTTGTTGCGTTTCTCAGGCCTGACGCTGGGGTGGTGCCGTTTCCAGGAGCATCATTGCTCTGCACCAGTTTGTTCTGAAGGTTGAGAGGCTGAAGGCCAGAACCTTGGTTGGAGGGGGCGTTCTTGGATGGTAAGGCTGCCACTGCTTTAGTATTGGGTATCCGCTGCAGCGTTGACACAGGGGACTGGGGTTTCTTTTGTCCATTGGGGGAACTTAGTGTATGCTGAGTGGTTCCTTGAATCGGGTGTTTGGATGTATTCAAATTCAACGCTGCTACTCCTTTTGATTTACTAGCAGCTGCTTTCAAATCCAGACTCGTCCCGCTGTTCATGCTGGAGATGGACACTTTACCCTCTGTGACGTTTCTGCTCTGGTTGGATTTGTTCATGGCGGGGGAGGCCGGTTGGACTGACCTGGCGGATCCCACGGAGCTTTTCACAGCAGCCCCAGCCTGGGCCAGAGAGCTCCTGGTTTGACCACCCGCTGGCTCCCGACCCGAGCCTCGATGGAAGCCCATGAAGGTGAAGCTCGCCGGGTGAACCGGCTTCTTGATCGCTCCTGGAAGATCTGTATCTTTGGACATTTTGCGAGGGCCCTTGTTCTGTTGAAATTCCTTCACGTCGGGGGGCAGAGGTTTCCTGCTCCGTTTCTTTGGGGGCTCCTGTTTTGCCACGACAATCTGCGCCTTCTTCTGCGGGACAGGATGAAGGTCTCGCGTTCTGGCGCTCGGGTTGGCCGGTTTGACGTGGCTGTCGTCGTCATCGTCGtctgatgaggatgaagaggaggagcaggaggacgaggaaTCAGAGGACGATGATGAGGAGCCAGATGAAGAGCTGCTTGACTTTTGAACCTCAGGCAAATTTTCCTAAAATTaagagaaaatattaaaaaactgaGCACTCAATTGTCAACGAATCATATTTCTGCTTTGAGTTGCACTTACTAGGATTTTCCGTGGTCGTCCCCTCGGCCTTTTTCCTTTCTTACGTATCAGAAGCTCCTTTTCTTGCTCtctataaaaaacacatttcaacaaaTGCTCAATGAGGGTTTCACGAGTATACACCAACTAAAACTCTTATTTTTGAGGACtgtttgattaaattaaatttgattAAAACGTGAAGCAGATAGCCAAAGACAGCAgatacaaagacacaaaatgtttcCTACAGTTGATGTTTCATCATACTTTCTGACgtaaacaaatcaaaatcacaGCCAAAAAATGCTCCATCTATACTCATCATAACTACAGACCAGTGACTGGTGTGTTACTGTCTCGATCAGGACACTCACTTCTTGTTGAAAGCAGCCAACAGTCTCGGGTCAAGGATGTTTTCTTGCGGCTCCCAGCTGTTGTGTCTGAAATAAGATTGACAAGAACAGCGTCAAACCTCGCAGTCGAGATAAAGAAGCCCAGAAAGGTTAAATCTACCCTCCAGCCCCAGCAGTGACCCCGAGTTTAGGAAAAAATGGCTGTTCAACAGACTCAGTGGCTCCAGCAGCCATGAATGTACCAAAAGGCAAACCTGCATGTTAGCTGAGACTAATTATATAAGGATCGGTTGAGAAAGATCATTCAAGTCGGCTCGAAAGAGGCCAAGAATTATAATCTATTATACAACAgtaataaatcataaatacttcctttaaaaacagacaaatacaccAGCAGGACACAGATGTGTATCTTGTCACTTGTAAATAATGTTGGTCTTTACAACAGTCAACAGTCAAACAAACAGGTTAGCCTTCACGTGAAAGGTTCACATGCAGTGTAAATAATTTGAACAAGTCCAATCTTGGCTTCACCTGGAACAATTTCCAACCGCGAAACAATCTCAAAGTCACGCCCGACGCTACAACGTGACCGGCCAACTGTGCAAAGGGTGAGAAGTTCGCCAGCTTTTTGAATTCCACatccaaaaaatgaaattttaacAAGCTTTGTGCTCGGTTTGCCGAGGTTGTAAATAGGATCCAAGGCGGGGAAATTTTCAGGGGGGTTGTTACAGAAATATGTGGGGAATTATTTGGGAAAGTTCAGCTCTTTCAGTGAAACATCACAGGCGGTGCTTTACAACTTTACCTCCCACAGCGACCGAGTCAGATTCAgttttgagttattttaaaTTTTCCACGGTGAGAACGACTCTGAACACACCAGGAAGGAAGCACATTTTTAGGTCGTGGAAGAGCTCTGAGATTAATAGGAAGTCATGAAAATAACAGCGGAGTTTCTCTCACACAGCAAAAAATAACCTTTTATTTCCATTTGCACCCGTGCGTTGTGACAAAATCCAGCGTTAACCGCCAAGTGTGTGTCCCATTTTGCTTTTCTGTATCTGTACTACACTCTCCCAACtatatttcaaattaaagcaCGTGTTAGGAGAataaaaaaactacaaatacGAACTACAAACTGTCCACTGATCTGAAATACGTGCATGTGTAGTgaccttttccttttcctcgtCACTTGTTGTTGAATAGCCTTTTCTGATCAGCAGTCACCAGTGAAATAATCAACCCCCACCCCTTTTTccctgcacacgcacacacacacacacacacacacacacacacacacacacacacacacacaaaggatgTGGTTCTAACAGAAAGCCATGGAGCTGGCAGGCAACAGTGTGCATTGATGGTGGATTACAGCAACAATGTGGAGAGAACAGAAAGGGCAAGTGACAAGAAATGAAGGCAGGCTGCTGCCCCACAAGGAGCAAGCTAAATGCAGAAtaaaaatttaataaaaaaaaatttaaaaaaaacacttcagaagTGGAGTTATGTAACACTGAATAAACTGCTTATTAATCTAATATTAAATAATCCTGGGAAATTTGACATagtggttgtttttttaggggggggggtcacacacacacacacacacacacacacacacacacacacacacacacacacacacacacaaaacttgTTTAAAGTCAgggataataaaaaaaatgagctAAACATCAGAAttgtgtgaataaataaaagggatttaaaaaaaagcagaaagatGAACTGATGCAGGCTAACAGACTATTTTCTTAGCTTTTCCGCTAACTTCCCCTAAATTTGAGATGTTATGAACAAAAGAAAGCGACTGAAAAAGGCAGAATTGGCGACCTGTATTTTAAATTCACCGCTCGCAGGGAAAAACAAAACGAGACTGTAGTTTTAAAGTCGCTCGTTTGTCTGAAATAACCGAGcggggttgtttttttaagctaGCAGTCGGGGCGACTCAGAGCAACAAGCGacacgttgttgttgttttcattgtttcgGGCTGAGCAGCACCGCTCGTACTTACTTGGACGACCATCCCCTCCACTTCACCAGAAACTCCAACTTTCcctgaaagaaagaagaaaaaaaaaggcccagAGAGGGAGCACGTTTCGTTAAAACAGCCGCTGAAACGGTCGCGGATCAAAGTGAGGACAATGTGTCGCGGCTCGGACCTTTCTCAGTCGTTTGTTTAAAATGCACTCGGCATCGAAAACCTGCTCTCCCACGGCGCTCAGCTCCTCCATGTCTGCCTTCCTTCGCCCCGAATAAGAAGCCTTTATCAGGCGCGTCCAGCCAATCGCAGTGACGCTCGCGCGGGACCGGATGTTCGCGGTGttgccttcaaaataagatCTCAGCTGCACACTGAGGACATACtaaaaaatactgacattttttaagacAACAGTGAAATGTAAGTTTGTAGTTTTTATATTCTTGCGCTATTATCTCTTTACAATTTAAACGAGTGAAGTttagtttaaaagcctgcgacGTACTTATTCTGAGGCAAATGTCGTTAATTATTTCCcttatatgtgtatttttattgcataggctcttcatcaacatgtttacaACAGTACACTACTAATACTCTTAATTCTTATTATTTATCCTCTATTTTTCTCTATGTTGGACATTTCTTCAGAAGGAGCACCTGTTACATAAAtcaattctgattctgatattaGCTCTATGTTTATTATTCTCTATCTGTCCTTGGTTTTAGTTGTATCTGTATTCCtatcttcttaaaaaaaatgttcagagtTAACACTGAAGGCTAATTTTCACCTTTTACTGCATTTGTCTAGTCAGGTTTCTTCAGCAATGTCAGGTATTTTTGGTTCTGTAGGCAAGCTAGACTACAAATTAATTATAATGCTCATATTAGTGtgattttttaataaaatgacaattaaattaaaattaaaaaatgctgcaaattgTATAATGTAAATGGAAAGTAGGTCCATTAAAGTGCTCAGTCAATGAAAGGGAGTTATTCAAGCTGTTTAACTTTGTAATGCTAGTATTTGTAGCAATGTATACAAATcagtcttattttgaaagtcgTAACCGGAAGTGGGGTGCCATCGTGCTTAACTTGACTCTTTTACGCGAAGAGAGGCGGGCAGCTGGGAAAGCGGCTGTTTAAACGTGTCCCTCAGCAGCCACCGTCCTCTAATGGAAACATGTTCCCACAGACGTAATAAAGTCAGCACGTCTCATCTCAGATcgtcaaataaaacacattttaagaatccaaaataattaaaacatcgTCTCAAACAGGTTTTAACAATCAGGCTGAATAGCTGCTTTATGTTCATGGCACATTTAAACTTCATAACCACAAGtaggcaaaaaagaaaattacatgatatttaaaatgtatttatttatttgattaacaAGGCAACTCATCAGACttttcaacaaataaaaaaagacaaacatgatAAGTTATTTTATTAATTGTATTCCCCCAATTCTcttcatttatatttcacatttttgtataaatttgtaataatttattcattatgCATTTTACatggaataaataaaagaatcaGTGCGAACTGAAGGACCGTCCACAGGCAGCTGTTTCTCAGACTGTAgcattgtgtctttttttctgtgcgACGATCAAAATGCAGTTTGTCTTgaatcttcttctctttgtggAAGATGCTGAGAACTCTccactctgaaacacaaacacgcagagATGAATGGGGTCAGGGCTGAgagataaataaagacaaataaaaaatagtttcTAATTACTCAGTCAGTCATTAccttgtgtctttgtgtgtcttccTGATGAACTTGTGGCCtaacaacacaatgaaaagtATAATAAGAAATCCAGCCACTGCAGCCATTCCAGTGAAGGCGTTGTGCGTGGCTGAATTTCGAGTGttatctgaaagaaaaacagaaaacacattatatatttGAAGCATGTGTTTATGGAGGCTCGGTGCTGTTATTCTAGACTTTTACTGatagtttgtgttgtcattgaATCTCTTTAAAGGACCACAGCACTGCCTCTACTCTGACACTTCATCGCATTAACTAAACCACATGATGGAGCAATAAAAACTCTTACATTCAGTCCAAAGAGACTCAAAATTCTTCATTACTtcattaaatgtacttggttTCTTTAGGTTTTGTCGCCCCCATtagcagacaaacacaccagACTGTGAAGAtgatttaaaatctaaaaatcaacacaacactctgcaaaatgttgaactgtgtAAGCTAAAACACACAAGAACATCACGTTTCATATTCATGTTACGTTACGAATACCACCGTGTACACATTATATTTTTCGTTATGTTTGCTGTACTGCTTATTAAATTGAACGGTATACTATTGTAAATTATATTATTCAGTAGGAATGATTCTACAGCAGTATTTTGGCCCTCTAAAATTAAGCtgaatacaatatttatttcatcatttttagcACTTTAGttattatttaatttgtgtatttacataCTTGTTTAAGAGTTAACATCAGTTCCTACCTGCTGTTGTTGTAGGAGGGACAGGTATGAGTGTAACAGAGCAGACGAACATGTGGAGATCTCTACCAAACCAAGACGCAACGGTTACTCTACTTTTAGTTCTCGGTAAGACGATAGTAAAGACTAGGATGCTGATTTATGAACAATCCGACTGTGTCTTATATAAAGTGTTACAACAAGACATCAAGTCTTCAACGCAAACTGTTTAGTCCtgataaagaaaattaaataaaaggaTCACAGCCACCCTGGTTGTACTAGAAAgatgataaatgttttataaatgtatatccgacattgtatttattaaattaagaagtgttatgttgtgttatggaTCTTTATCTAACCTTCTACCTAACAAATTATTTCCAGCAGCTTTCTTCTTACAGCAGTAAGAGGTGGACGTGAAACACAGCGACAAACTGCTCAGATTTTATATCCCGTCTTTAGAAAAACCTCTCCACGGCtgcacagtttttattttttcttgcttttgtaATGTATCAGTTAGCTGGGAAATATGTGAAATTCATCAGTTTTCTTATtattgacaaacacacaccgtcctgctgcaCCAAACACTCACtcgagcaccaaatgtggattaatccgctGCAGAAAATAGTTCCCAACAAATAGACTGTTGTTAAAAAGTGTTCAGCCGTTtcagaaaacttaaaaaaataaaataaaatgatatattttgGTAGCTGTTTTTAAAAGTAGTCATTTTAAGCAGCTTGACACTTCAGATCTTTACACCTCCTTAAAATCTTTCCAAACTTCCCATGAGCGATGACCGATCTACTGTCTAGCTGTAACTACGGTAGCTCCACCTCTGATTCGGACATATGTGAAGAGGGAGATGATGGATGAACGGCCTCGTAATGAAGGAGCAGGTGTTGGAGTGACACACTTTTCAGAGGCCACGTGGAGAGACTCATTAGTCAGATGCAAACTCACCCGGAGTCTTCTCTGGAGGAGTAGCCTCGCTCGTCACCAGCATGTGTTTGGTGGCGTTCAGGTGGCCGTCGTTGACCTCCGGCtcaatgcccaggatgtgacACATCAAGGGGTAGATGTTCACCGTCTCGAAGGGCCCCACCTGCAGGTTCTTGTGAAACGCCGGCCCCACCGCCCTGAAGAAGGGCTTCATGTCCATCTCCTGGTTGTCGTAGCCGTGCTCGCCCTTGTTGAACTGAACCGGAAAATACTGCAAGGACACGCAGAGAAGGATGACATAACCTCAGTGACCCAGTTTGTTAGAGTCAATCAGACTCTGACTTTTTATAAGACAGTGATTTTACTAACGTGACCTTATCAGCAAGAGAGTGCACACTCCTATCTAGCCAGCAGAGGGAGGTGTTGGCCAAGAGAAAGAGTCGAGGGAAGCCTGATTTCTCTTTGTGACTACCATCAACCAATGAAAGAGGCTAAATGAGAATTAAAAATCCATCTCTAGAATTTccattttaataaaacacttaTAAGACATGCATTCCTTTGATACTATTGTCGAATATATTATGTGTTATCAACAAAACGTGACAGAAATATCAGTATTACGAGTTCCCGGTTATCTTTTAGCTATTATGTAACAGTCTCGGCGTGCTTATCCTGCTCTGAGATCACACTAAAAGGAGTTTAAGTGGCCATAAAGGGAGAGAACAAAGAGTCCCGATCACCGGTACGAACCTATAGACCCTAGATAACCAGTTTCATCATGACTCATTATGTCCCCTCATATTCAGcgtttgaaaacatttttcttatttaattatTCCAGCCTTTGAATAAATTAATGACGGACACGTTcagcacaaaaaaaagttaGCACACAGTGgagtggaaggaaaaaaaacgctcattttgaattttgaggCATGAATAGCTCCATGAAGCATTTGAGAGCACTGCATGTCATCAGCCAGGCCTGGATTATCCCGAGGACGTGCAAATGCTCTTGATTAAAATTGTAATGTGCTAAGAGCCCAGTTTCACCCATTTCCTGTGAGCAGAAAACGCTCAACTCAACTGCTAATTTAAGCATTTATGTAGTCAAGACTTAAGGATATTTCTAGAATAAACTGGATGGCATGTAAAGATTAACCGTACTGTAATCGGGACATTGTCTTTTGATTTCTTTACGACTGGGTCATAATCACGTTAATGACTGACTCCAGTTAATAAGTTACAATTAAAGTAACTGTTAAAGCATGAGACGTAAGCGTTGGAGCAGCGTCGAAGTAATGTTTTCCACATTGTGatgctgtttttaaagctgcacttggCACGTTGATGGGGCACAAATGGCAAACTGAGGTAACTGTTGACTTTAAAGGGTAAATCAATAGGACTTGCAGTGGGCAGAAAACTGCTGCTGCACATCTCTTTACGGCTCCAGCGTGTTTCATTTCTGGCCGAAACCCGAGTCAGTAATGTCAGAGAAAACATATAATCTGAAGTGTTTGGTCACTGCTGCAGCCTCGTAGTGATCGGGTAACACTGAACACTTGTATTTCTGGGATTTGTTTTGCACTTACAGCTACAGTTCATGAGGAATAAAGACAGAACGCACCCCGTTTATTACGTATCCGATGTCGGCCCACAAGATGATGGGGAGGATACGGTCGTTTTTGGAGTAGTGGAGGTACTCTGGCATGTCCTCCTTCTTGTACACATGGAGGTGTGGATGGGCCCCCTTCAAGGCGTTGTAAACCTTATCCAGCATGCCAGGCTTTGGCAGCAGCATCCCAGAAGGACCGTAATCCACCAGGTGGAAGGACAGGTCGCT contains:
- the cbx2 gene encoding chromobox protein homolog 2, translating into MEELSAVGEQVFDAECILNKRLRKGKLEFLVKWRGWSSKHNSWEPQENILDPRLLAAFNKKEQEKELLIRKKGKRPRGRPRKILENLPEVQKSSSSSSGSSSSSSDSSSSCSSSSSSSDDDDDDSHVKPANPSARTRDLHPVPQKKAQIVVAKQEPPKKRSRKPLPPDVKEFQQNKGPRKMSKDTDLPGAIKKPVHPASFTFMGFHRGSGREPAGGQTRSSLAQAGAAVKSSVGSARSVQPASPAMNKSNQSRNVTEGKVSISSMNSGTSLDLKAAASKSKGVAALNLNTSKHPIQGTTQHTLSSPNGQKKPQSPVSTLQRIPNTKAVAALPSKNAPSNQGSGLQPLNLQNKLVQSNDAPGNGTTPASGLRNATNPARKTTVTNQEYNPPKSLATPGRLQARKNQPGADKVKEATEIQTPRVQGRLEKSSVQKSSTEVQSQQDRSAPKDGKKAKMNDMSTGEDESSSESDQDYAGQNPSVTVQNQDWKPTRSLIEHVFVTDVTANLVTVTVKESPTSVGFFSIRNY